One Pieris brassicae chromosome 11, ilPieBrab1.1, whole genome shotgun sequence DNA window includes the following coding sequences:
- the LOC123716435 gene encoding chromodomain-helicase-DNA-binding protein 1 isoform X6 — protein MLLKGFMNESESESTSEKGEKTDSSGSGSGSESDSGSSSSGSASGANSGSEKSSNAGQSHFSEDGKSSLKDSHANSSKSDHHTDKDSSDDSIRHKSRNNRDKIKSDLWEDNPDIYGVRRSARSRKEPDRLKLADSDSSDKGRSNGRRNRKKSDSWNSDTSDSDSDIKGSPPPPSKRPGQRGVPLRKKKPTRRRFTSDEDESSELSDDAKSRTATRRTGAAVSYKEASDEQTDSSDLLEVDNVEGDMEAEPEPEEHSETIEKILGIRRGKIGVTGNVTTVYYIEENGDPNKDCNPDDEETTEPQYLIKWKGWSHIHNTWESEKSIMEQKVKGLKKLENYKKKESELAWWRKQAGPEDIDYFECQSELQQELVKSYNFVERIFAEQTRELEGGGTAHEYFCKWESLPYADATWEDSALIEKKWPEKVQHFKAREAATTTPSRHCPVLRRRPKFHQVKEQPEYMGKDQTYILRDYQMDGLNWLIHSWCKDNSVILADEMGLGKTIQTICFLYYLFKTQQLYGPFLCVVPLSTMTAWQREFTQWAPDVNVVTYIGDVSSRDIIRQFEWSFASSKRLKFNAILTTYEILLKDRQFLKTFSWACLLVDEAHRLKNDDSLLYKALKEFDTNQRLLVTGTPLQNSLKELWALLHFIMPYKFESWEEFEKDHEDAATKGYEKLHKQLEPFILRRQKKDVEKSLPAKVEQILRVEMTSIQKQYYKWILTKNYSELRKGVKGSTNTFINIVIELKKCCNHALLTKPEDFESRASLATTDAVEKLLRGSGKLLLLDKLLCRLKETGHRVLIFSQMVRMLDILAEYLQRRHFPFQRLDGSIKGELRKQALDHFNADGSQDFCFLLSTRAGGLGINLATADTVIIFDSDWNPQNDLQAQARAHRIGQKNQVNIYRLVTARSVEEDIVERAKRKMVLDHLVIQRMDTTGRTVLNKRDASGTSANNPFNKEDLNAILKFGAEELFKDDDENDEDPVCDIDEILQRAETRDEGPAMAGDELLSAFKVASFAFDEEKAVMGVKKDGGEEEGKDWDDIIPENVRKTLAEQAKTKKMEDLYLPPRRKTQQNNLNSSEGDRKRRGRGGEADGADGADGDADADDTDVSDADVSADDDRPRKRGRPPASHREKIKGFTDQEIRRFVKSYKKFSAPLKHLDSIACDAELQEKPLAELKKLGEILQDRCRSVLNDTADTSNDHSDGRKNARKSFKLGGVSVNAKTMAACQNELAPLDEFLPETKEERLKWHLDFKTRPANFDVAWGVEDDSKLLAGIYQYGLGSWEAIKMDSSFGIGDKILTNEDKKPQAKHLQSRADYLLKLIKKLLDQKNGKQKQRKPRMKRGTKEPVTKDIVEDDVSSGDDHKKNNRAAKEKGKLKMEEVLTHDETSCERKEKDKKRSKKEGKDRTKNDKVKKNKKPAGPMHFTANNEPRALEVLGDLDPSVFEECKEKMRPVKKALRALDNPDQTLSETEQVSRTRACLSQIGSQIDICLDAYPDPEKKVEWRSNLWYFVSKFTNFDAKQLFRLYKYGLKKSDTKHKDGKHKENVKGNARNNINSNNHIKSRKDGRNDENSERKEKRQRLEKSDKNNDKAAHASGVKRKLEEGECDPDPNDSKRHERERSRSERERERERDRDRERDRDRERDRDRERDRERSRTRRDSGGGGPRVRQPYAHPHSDHPTHAHPPHSTHPAHPGWTPPAYPGPRQYRSDRNPRTHDKRSRFGGYPPMGGPYSGYYDGATMPGSMGFPPVRPYPEDWRGGYAQPEYPYEDREYEREVYRRDYDRRAPPT, from the exons ATGCTCTTG AAGGGCTTTATGAATGAATCTGAGAGTGAGTCTACAAGTGAAAAGGGTGAGAAGACGGACTCCAGTGGATCTGGATCCGGAAGCGAAAG TGACAGTGGCTCAAGTTCATCTGGTTCAGCTTCGGGTGCCAACTCTGGATCAGAAAAATCTTCAAATGCAGGGCAATCTCACTTCAGTGAGGATGGAAAATCATCACTAAAAGATAGTCATGCCAATTCATCTAAATCTGATCACCACACTGATAAGGATTCATCTGATGATAGCATTAGACATAAATCCCGAAACAATCGTGATAAAATAAAGTCAGATCTTTGGGAGGATAACCCTGACATTTATGGGGTAAGAAGATCTGCAAGGTCTCGTAAAGAACCGGATAGGTTAAAATTGGCAGATAGTGATTCAAGTGACAAAGGAAGAAGTAATGGTAGAAGAAATAGAAAGAAGAG CGATTCCTGGAATTCTGATACCTCAGATAGTGATAGTGATATTAAAGGGTCACCACCCCCACCTTCCAAAAGACCAGGCCAAAGAGGAGTACcattaagaaaaaagaaaCCAACGAGAAGAAGATTTACTAGTGATGAAGATGAAAGTAGTGAACTTTCCGATGACGCAAAGAG TCGAACGGCCACTCGTCGCACGGGAGCTGCTGTTAGTTATAAAGAAGCCAGCGATGAACAAACAGATTCCTCGGATTTGCTGGAAGTGGATAATGTTGAGGGCGATATGGAAGCTGAACCTGAACCTGAAGAACACAGtgaaacaatagaaaaaatacttGGTATTCGACGCGGCAAAATAGGAG TCACGGGAAATGTGACTACAGTTTACTATATAGAAGAAAATGGTGATCCAAATAAGGATTGCAATCCAGACGATGAAGAGACTACAGAACCACAGTACCTCATTAAATGGAAGGGATGGTCccacatacataatacatgGGAATCTGAGAAGTCGATTATGGAACAGAAGGTTAAagggttaaaaaaattggaaaaCTATAAGAAAAAAGAATCAGAGTTAGCATGGTGGAGAAAACAAGCTGGGCCAGAAgatattgattattttgaaTGTCAATCAGAACTGCAACAAGAATTAGTCAAGTCTTATAATTTTGTAGAGAGGATATTTG cTGAACAGACTCGGGAGCTTGAGGGAGGTGGAACAGCacatgaatatttttgtaaatgggAATCACTTCCATATGCTGATGCAACATGGGAAGATTCTGCACTTATAGAAAAGAAATGGCCTGAAAAAGTTCAGCATTTTAAGGCTAGGGAAGCAGCAACAACAACCCCATCTAGACATTGCCCTGTTTTGAGACGAAGGCCAAAATTCCATCAAGTTAAAGAACAGCCAGAATACATGGGTAAAGACCag acatatatattaagagaTTATCAAATGGATGGGTTAAACTGGTTAATACATTCCTGGTGTAAAGACAATTCTGTTATTCTTGCCGATGAAATGGGTTTAGGTAAAACTATTCAG ACAATATGTTTTCTGTATTACTTGTTCAAAACACAACAATTATATGGACCATTCCTTTGTGTAGTACCATTAAGTACAATGACTGCATGGCAAAGAGAGTTTACGCAGTGGGCGCCTGATGTGAATGTTGTTACCTATATTGGAGATGTTTCTAGTAGGGATATT ATCAGACAATTTGAATGGAGTTTTGCTAGTTCAAAAAGGCTAAAATTCAATGCAATTTTGACAACATATGAAATTTTACTAAAAGatagacaatttttaaaaactttcagTTGGGCTTGCCTGCTTGTAGATGAAGCtcatagattaaaaaatgatgatTCACTTTTGTACAAGGCACTTAAAGAGTTTGACACAAATCAAAGGTTACTAGTCACAGGAACACCTTTACAGAATTCACTTAAGGAATTATGGGCTCTACTGCATTTTATTATGCCTTACAA atttGAATCTTGGGAGGAATTTGAAAAAGATCATGAAGATGCTGCAACGAAAGGCTATGAGAAACTCCACAAACAACTAGAGCCATTCATATTAAGAAGACAAAAAAAAGACGTCGAAAAGTCCCTACCCGCTAAAGTAGAACAAATATTACGTGTAGAAATGACgtcaatacaaaaacaatattacaagTGGATTCTTACAAAAAACTACAGTGAATTACGGAAAGGCGTAAAAGGTTCAACAAACACATTTATCAATATTGTAATAGAGCTGAAAAAGTGTTGCAATCATGCTCTCTTGACGAAACCGGAAGATTTTGAATCGCGGGCTTCACTTGCGACAACTGATGCAGTCGAG AAACTATTAAGAGGATCTGGGAAATTATTATTGCTAGATAAATTGCTATGTAGGCTTAAAGAAACAGGTCATAGGgtattaattttttcacaAATGGTTAGAATGTTGGATATACTAGCAGAATATTTGCAAAGGAGACATTTTCCTTTTCAAAGACTGGATGGCAGTATAAAAGGGGAGCTAAGGAAGCAAGCTCTTGACCATTTTAATGCTGACGGATCTCAGGACTTTTGTTTTTTGCTATCGACTCGAGCAGGAGGCTTGGGAATTAATTTGGCAACAGCTGATACTGTGATAATATTTGATTCAGATTGGAATCCTCAGAATGACTTACAAGCTCAAGCAAGAGCTCATCGAATAGGTCAAAAAAATcag GTCAACATTTATCGGTTAGTAACTGCCAGGTCCGTCGAAGAAGATATCGTAGAGAGGGCAAAACGAAAAATGGTACTAGATCATCTCGTGATCCAGCGAATGGACACTACTGGTAGAACGGTCCTTAATAAACGCGATGCGTCCGGTACAAGTGCTAATAATCCGTTCAATAAGGAAGACCTCAATGCTATATTAAAGTTTGGAGCCGAAGAACTGTTTAAAGATGATGATGAAAATGATGAAGATCCAGtc TGTGATATTGATGAAATCTTACAACGAGCTGAAACACGAGATGAAGGGCCTGCTATGGCGGGAGATGAATTGCTTTCTGCTTTTAAAGTCGCTAGTTTTGCATTTGATGAAGAAAAGGCTGTCATGGGTGTGAAAAAAGATGGAGGAGAAGAAGAAGGCAAAGATTGG gatGATATCATACCAGAAAACGTCCGTAAGACGCTAGCGGAGCAAGCGAAAACCAAGAAAATGGAGGATCTATATCTACCGCCACGTAGAAAAACGcaacaaaacaatttgaaCA GCTCAGAAGGTGATCGCAAGAGGCGTGGCCGGGGTGGGGAAGCTGACGGTGCCGATGGGGCAGACGGAGATGCTGACGCCGATGATACTGATGTTTCTGACGCTGATGTCAGCGCTGATGATGACCGCCCTAGGAAACGTGGTCGGCCACCGGCCAGTCACAGAGAGAAGATCAAGGGCTTTACGGATCAGGAG ATAAGACGATTTGTGAAAAGTTACAAGAAGTTTTCGGCGCCATTGAAACATTTAGATAGCATAGCTTGCGATGCAGAATTACAAGAAAAACCTTTAGCGGAATTAAAGAAGTTAGGAGAAATTCTTCAAGACAGGTGTAGATCGGTTCTCAATGACACAGCTGATACTTcaa ATGATCATAGCGATGGCCGGAAAAATGCAAGAAAATCGTTTAAATTGGGCGGCGTGTCTGTAAACGCCAAGACGATGGCAGCATGCCAAAATGAACTCGCGCCATTAGATGAATTTCTTCCCGAAACTAAAGAGGAAAGACTTAAGTGgcatttagattttaa aACGCGACCGGCTAATTTTGATGTCGCCTGGGGCGTAGAGGATGACTCTAAACTACTTGCAGGCATTTACCAATATGGTTTGGGATCCTGGGAGGCTATAAAAATGGATTCATCCTTTGGTATTGgggataaaattttaacaaatgagGATAAGAAGCCGCAAGCAAAGCATTTACAATCGAGAGCCGATTATTTACTTAAGCTAATCAAAAAGTTGCTTGACCAAAAGAATGGTAAACAGAAGCAAAGAAAGCCCCGTATGAAGCGAGGCACTAAAGAGCCAGTCACCAAAGACATTGTTGAAGATGATGTCAGTTCTGGTGATgaccataaaaaaaataacagggCTGCAAAGGAAAag GGTAAACTCAAAATGGAAGAAGTATTAACACACGATGAAACCTCGTGTGAACGAAAGGAAAAAGATAAGAAAAGGTCAAAGAAAGAGGGTAAAGATAGGACAAAAAACGACAAggtaaaaaagaataaaaaaccAGCCGGGCCTATGCATTTTACGGCAAATAATGAACCGCGGGCTTTAGAAGTATTAGGAGATTTAGATCCATCAGTCTTTGAAGAG tgtaaagaaaaaatgagGCCAGTTAAGAAAGCCTTACGAGCCCTTGACAATCCAGATCAAACTTTATCAGAAACAGAACAAGTATCGAGAACAAGAGCATGTCTTTCGCAAATAGGAAGTCAAATAGATATCTGTTTAGACGCTTATCCTGACCCTGAAAAGAAGGTTGAGTGGAGAAGTAATCTCTGGTACTTTGTCTCCAAGTTTACAAACTTTGACGCAAAGCAGTTGTTTAGGTTATATAAGTATGGTCTCAAGAAAAGTGATACAAAGCATAAGGATGGAAAACACAAGGAAAATGTTAAG gGAAATGccagaaacaatattaattctaACAATCACATAAAATCAAGAAAAGATGGCAGAAACGATGAAAATTCCGAGCGAAAGGAGAAACGACAGCGGCTCGAGAAAtctgataaaaataatgataaagcTGCACATGCTTCCGGTGTTAAGAGAAAATTGGAAGAGGGTGAATGTGATCCTGATCCAAATGATAGTAAAAGACATGaaag AGAGCGGAGTCGGAGCGAGCGGGAACGAGAGCGGGAGAGGGATCGCGACCGGGAGCGGGATCGTGATCGAGAGAGGGACCGGGATCGAGAACGAGATCGGGAACGGTCAAGAACGAGGCGGGATAGTGGAGGTGGTGGTCCCCGAGTGCGACAACCCTATGCGCATCCGCATTCGGATCATCCCACACACGCTCATCCGCCTCACTCCACTCATCCCGCACACCCTGGTTGGACGCCTCCAGCCTATCCGGGCCCCAGGCAGTACCGGAGCGATCGAAATCCTAGAACACACGATAAGAGAAG CAGGTTCGGGGGTTATCCTCCCATGGGAGGCCCCTACAGTGGGTACTACGACGGGGCGACGATGCCGGGCAGCATGGGATTCCCGCCCGTGAGGCCATATCCCGAAGACTGGCGGGGGGGCTACGCCCAGCCGGAGTACCCCTACGAGGACCGGGAATATGAACGGGAGGTCTATAGACGAGATTACGATAGACGTGCCCCACCTACATAG
- the LOC123716435 gene encoding chromodomain-helicase-DNA-binding protein 1 isoform X3 — protein sequence MLLKGFMNESESESTSEKGEKTDSSGSGSGSESDSGSSSSGSASGANSGSEKSSNAGQSHFSEDGKSSLKDSHANSSKSDHHTDKDSSDDSIRHKSRNNRDKIKSDLWEDNPDIYGVRRSARSRKEPDRLKLADSDSSDKGRSNGRRNRKKSDSWNSDTSDSDSDIKGSPPPPSKRPGQRGVPLRKKKPTRRRFTSDEDESSELSDDAKSRTATRRTGAAVSYKEASDEQTDSSDLLEVDNVEGDMEAEPEPEEHSETIEKILGIRRGKIGVTGNVTTVYYIEENGDPNKDCNPDDEETTEPQYLIKWKGWSHIHNTWESEKSIMEQKVKGLKKLENYKKKESELAWWRKQAGPEDIDYFECQSELQQELVKSYNFVERIFAEQTRELEGGGTAHEYFCKWESLPYADATWEDSALIEKKWPEKVQHFKAREAATTTPSRHCPVLRRRPKFHQVKEQPEYMGKDQTYILRDYQMDGLNWLIHSWCKDNSVILADEMGLGKTIQTICFLYYLFKTQQLYGPFLCVVPLSTMTAWQREFTQWAPDVNVVTYIGDVSSRDIIRQFEWSFASSKRLKFNAILTTYEILLKDRQFLKTFSWACLLVDEAHRLKNDDSLLYKALKEFDTNQRLLVTGTPLQNSLKELWALLHFIMPYKFESWEEFEKDHEDAATKGYEKLHKQLEPFILRRQKKDVEKSLPAKVEQILRVEMTSIQKQYYKWILTKNYSELRKGVKGSTNTFINIVIELKKCCNHALLTKPEDFESRASLATTDAVEKLLRGSGKLLLLDKLLCRLKETGHRVLIFSQMVRMLDILAEYLQRRHFPFQRLDGSIKGELRKQALDHFNADGSQDFCFLLSTRAGGLGINLATADTVIIFDSDWNPQNDLQAQARAHRIGQKNQVNIYRLVTARSVEEDIVERAKRKMVLDHLVIQRMDTTGRTVLNKRDASGTSANNPFNKEDLNAILKFGAEELFKDDDENDEDPVCDIDEILQRAETRDEGPAMAGDELLSAFKVASFAFDEEKAVMGVKKDGGEEEGKDWDDIIPENVRKTLAEQAKTKKMEDLYLPPRRKTQQNNLNKGDRKRRGRGGEADGADGADGDADADDTDVSDADVSADDDRPRKRGRPPASHREKIKGFTDQEIRRFVKSYKKFSAPLKHLDSIACDAELQEKPLAELKKLGEILQDRCRSVLNDTADTSNDHSDGRKNARKSFKLGGVSVNAKTMAACQNELAPLDEFLPETKEERLKWHLDFKTRPANFDVAWGVEDDSKLLAGIYQYGLGSWEAIKMDSSFGIGDKILTNEDKKPQAKHLQSRADYLLKLIKKLLDQKNGKQKQRKPRMKRGTKEPVTKDIVEDDVSSGDDHKKNNRAAKEKGKLKMEEVLTHDETSCERKEKDKKRSKKEGKDRTKNDKVKKNKKPAGPMHFTANNEPRALEVLGDLDPSVFEECKEKMRPVKKALRALDNPDQTLSETEQVSRTRACLSQIGSQIDICLDAYPDPEKKVEWRSNLWYFVSKFTNFDAKQLFRLYKYGLKKSDTKHKDGKHKENVKGNARNNINSNNHIKSRKDGRNDENSERKEKRQRLEKSDKNNDKAAHASGVKRKLEEGECDPDPNDSKRHERHKHKHKDRKCRDGSLKRDDLSHRERSRSERERERERDRDRERDRDRERDRDRERDRERSRTRRDSGGGGPRVRQPYAHPHSDHPTHAHPPHSTHPAHPGWTPPAYPGPRQYRSDRNPRTHDKRSRFGGYPPMGGPYSGYYDGATMPGSMGFPPVRPYPEDWRGGYAQPEYPYEDREYEREVYRRDYDRRAPPT from the exons ATGCTCTTG AAGGGCTTTATGAATGAATCTGAGAGTGAGTCTACAAGTGAAAAGGGTGAGAAGACGGACTCCAGTGGATCTGGATCCGGAAGCGAAAG TGACAGTGGCTCAAGTTCATCTGGTTCAGCTTCGGGTGCCAACTCTGGATCAGAAAAATCTTCAAATGCAGGGCAATCTCACTTCAGTGAGGATGGAAAATCATCACTAAAAGATAGTCATGCCAATTCATCTAAATCTGATCACCACACTGATAAGGATTCATCTGATGATAGCATTAGACATAAATCCCGAAACAATCGTGATAAAATAAAGTCAGATCTTTGGGAGGATAACCCTGACATTTATGGGGTAAGAAGATCTGCAAGGTCTCGTAAAGAACCGGATAGGTTAAAATTGGCAGATAGTGATTCAAGTGACAAAGGAAGAAGTAATGGTAGAAGAAATAGAAAGAAGAG CGATTCCTGGAATTCTGATACCTCAGATAGTGATAGTGATATTAAAGGGTCACCACCCCCACCTTCCAAAAGACCAGGCCAAAGAGGAGTACcattaagaaaaaagaaaCCAACGAGAAGAAGATTTACTAGTGATGAAGATGAAAGTAGTGAACTTTCCGATGACGCAAAGAG TCGAACGGCCACTCGTCGCACGGGAGCTGCTGTTAGTTATAAAGAAGCCAGCGATGAACAAACAGATTCCTCGGATTTGCTGGAAGTGGATAATGTTGAGGGCGATATGGAAGCTGAACCTGAACCTGAAGAACACAGtgaaacaatagaaaaaatacttGGTATTCGACGCGGCAAAATAGGAG TCACGGGAAATGTGACTACAGTTTACTATATAGAAGAAAATGGTGATCCAAATAAGGATTGCAATCCAGACGATGAAGAGACTACAGAACCACAGTACCTCATTAAATGGAAGGGATGGTCccacatacataatacatgGGAATCTGAGAAGTCGATTATGGAACAGAAGGTTAAagggttaaaaaaattggaaaaCTATAAGAAAAAAGAATCAGAGTTAGCATGGTGGAGAAAACAAGCTGGGCCAGAAgatattgattattttgaaTGTCAATCAGAACTGCAACAAGAATTAGTCAAGTCTTATAATTTTGTAGAGAGGATATTTG cTGAACAGACTCGGGAGCTTGAGGGAGGTGGAACAGCacatgaatatttttgtaaatgggAATCACTTCCATATGCTGATGCAACATGGGAAGATTCTGCACTTATAGAAAAGAAATGGCCTGAAAAAGTTCAGCATTTTAAGGCTAGGGAAGCAGCAACAACAACCCCATCTAGACATTGCCCTGTTTTGAGACGAAGGCCAAAATTCCATCAAGTTAAAGAACAGCCAGAATACATGGGTAAAGACCag acatatatattaagagaTTATCAAATGGATGGGTTAAACTGGTTAATACATTCCTGGTGTAAAGACAATTCTGTTATTCTTGCCGATGAAATGGGTTTAGGTAAAACTATTCAG ACAATATGTTTTCTGTATTACTTGTTCAAAACACAACAATTATATGGACCATTCCTTTGTGTAGTACCATTAAGTACAATGACTGCATGGCAAAGAGAGTTTACGCAGTGGGCGCCTGATGTGAATGTTGTTACCTATATTGGAGATGTTTCTAGTAGGGATATT ATCAGACAATTTGAATGGAGTTTTGCTAGTTCAAAAAGGCTAAAATTCAATGCAATTTTGACAACATATGAAATTTTACTAAAAGatagacaatttttaaaaactttcagTTGGGCTTGCCTGCTTGTAGATGAAGCtcatagattaaaaaatgatgatTCACTTTTGTACAAGGCACTTAAAGAGTTTGACACAAATCAAAGGTTACTAGTCACAGGAACACCTTTACAGAATTCACTTAAGGAATTATGGGCTCTACTGCATTTTATTATGCCTTACAA atttGAATCTTGGGAGGAATTTGAAAAAGATCATGAAGATGCTGCAACGAAAGGCTATGAGAAACTCCACAAACAACTAGAGCCATTCATATTAAGAAGACAAAAAAAAGACGTCGAAAAGTCCCTACCCGCTAAAGTAGAACAAATATTACGTGTAGAAATGACgtcaatacaaaaacaatattacaagTGGATTCTTACAAAAAACTACAGTGAATTACGGAAAGGCGTAAAAGGTTCAACAAACACATTTATCAATATTGTAATAGAGCTGAAAAAGTGTTGCAATCATGCTCTCTTGACGAAACCGGAAGATTTTGAATCGCGGGCTTCACTTGCGACAACTGATGCAGTCGAG AAACTATTAAGAGGATCTGGGAAATTATTATTGCTAGATAAATTGCTATGTAGGCTTAAAGAAACAGGTCATAGGgtattaattttttcacaAATGGTTAGAATGTTGGATATACTAGCAGAATATTTGCAAAGGAGACATTTTCCTTTTCAAAGACTGGATGGCAGTATAAAAGGGGAGCTAAGGAAGCAAGCTCTTGACCATTTTAATGCTGACGGATCTCAGGACTTTTGTTTTTTGCTATCGACTCGAGCAGGAGGCTTGGGAATTAATTTGGCAACAGCTGATACTGTGATAATATTTGATTCAGATTGGAATCCTCAGAATGACTTACAAGCTCAAGCAAGAGCTCATCGAATAGGTCAAAAAAATcag GTCAACATTTATCGGTTAGTAACTGCCAGGTCCGTCGAAGAAGATATCGTAGAGAGGGCAAAACGAAAAATGGTACTAGATCATCTCGTGATCCAGCGAATGGACACTACTGGTAGAACGGTCCTTAATAAACGCGATGCGTCCGGTACAAGTGCTAATAATCCGTTCAATAAGGAAGACCTCAATGCTATATTAAAGTTTGGAGCCGAAGAACTGTTTAAAGATGATGATGAAAATGATGAAGATCCAGtc TGTGATATTGATGAAATCTTACAACGAGCTGAAACACGAGATGAAGGGCCTGCTATGGCGGGAGATGAATTGCTTTCTGCTTTTAAAGTCGCTAGTTTTGCATTTGATGAAGAAAAGGCTGTCATGGGTGTGAAAAAAGATGGAGGAGAAGAAGAAGGCAAAGATTGG gatGATATCATACCAGAAAACGTCCGTAAGACGCTAGCGGAGCAAGCGAAAACCAAGAAAATGGAGGATCTATATCTACCGCCACGTAGAAAAACGcaacaaaacaatttgaaCA AAGGTGATCGCAAGAGGCGTGGCCGGGGTGGGGAAGCTGACGGTGCCGATGGGGCAGACGGAGATGCTGACGCCGATGATACTGATGTTTCTGACGCTGATGTCAGCGCTGATGATGACCGCCCTAGGAAACGTGGTCGGCCACCGGCCAGTCACAGAGAGAAGATCAAGGGCTTTACGGATCAGGAG ATAAGACGATTTGTGAAAAGTTACAAGAAGTTTTCGGCGCCATTGAAACATTTAGATAGCATAGCTTGCGATGCAGAATTACAAGAAAAACCTTTAGCGGAATTAAAGAAGTTAGGAGAAATTCTTCAAGACAGGTGTAGATCGGTTCTCAATGACACAGCTGATACTTcaa ATGATCATAGCGATGGCCGGAAAAATGCAAGAAAATCGTTTAAATTGGGCGGCGTGTCTGTAAACGCCAAGACGATGGCAGCATGCCAAAATGAACTCGCGCCATTAGATGAATTTCTTCCCGAAACTAAAGAGGAAAGACTTAAGTGgcatttagattttaa aACGCGACCGGCTAATTTTGATGTCGCCTGGGGCGTAGAGGATGACTCTAAACTACTTGCAGGCATTTACCAATATGGTTTGGGATCCTGGGAGGCTATAAAAATGGATTCATCCTTTGGTATTGgggataaaattttaacaaatgagGATAAGAAGCCGCAAGCAAAGCATTTACAATCGAGAGCCGATTATTTACTTAAGCTAATCAAAAAGTTGCTTGACCAAAAGAATGGTAAACAGAAGCAAAGAAAGCCCCGTATGAAGCGAGGCACTAAAGAGCCAGTCACCAAAGACATTGTTGAAGATGATGTCAGTTCTGGTGATgaccataaaaaaaataacagggCTGCAAAGGAAAag GGTAAACTCAAAATGGAAGAAGTATTAACACACGATGAAACCTCGTGTGAACGAAAGGAAAAAGATAAGAAAAGGTCAAAGAAAGAGGGTAAAGATAGGACAAAAAACGACAAggtaaaaaagaataaaaaaccAGCCGGGCCTATGCATTTTACGGCAAATAATGAACCGCGGGCTTTAGAAGTATTAGGAGATTTAGATCCATCAGTCTTTGAAGAG tgtaaagaaaaaatgagGCCAGTTAAGAAAGCCTTACGAGCCCTTGACAATCCAGATCAAACTTTATCAGAAACAGAACAAGTATCGAGAACAAGAGCATGTCTTTCGCAAATAGGAAGTCAAATAGATATCTGTTTAGACGCTTATCCTGACCCTGAAAAGAAGGTTGAGTGGAGAAGTAATCTCTGGTACTTTGTCTCCAAGTTTACAAACTTTGACGCAAAGCAGTTGTTTAGGTTATATAAGTATGGTCTCAAGAAAAGTGATACAAAGCATAAGGATGGAAAACACAAGGAAAATGTTAAG gGAAATGccagaaacaatattaattctaACAATCACATAAAATCAAGAAAAGATGGCAGAAACGATGAAAATTCCGAGCGAAAGGAGAAACGACAGCGGCTCGAGAAAtctgataaaaataatgataaagcTGCACATGCTTCCGGTGTTAAGAGAAAATTGGAAGAGGGTGAATGTGATCCTGATCCAAATGATAGTAAAAGACATGaaag ACATAAGCACAAGCATAAGGATCGCAAGTGTAGGGATGGAAGCCTGAAGCGAGATGATTTGTCCCATAGAGAGCGGAGTCGGAGCGAGCGGGAACGAGAGCGGGAGAGGGATCGCGACCGGGAGCGGGATCGTGATCGAGAGAGGGACCGGGATCGAGAACGAGATCGGGAACGGTCAAGAACGAGGCGGGATAGTGGAGGTGGTGGTCCCCGAGTGCGACAACCCTATGCGCATCCGCATTCGGATCATCCCACACACGCTCATCCGCCTCACTCCACTCATCCCGCACACCCTGGTTGGACGCCTCCAGCCTATCCGGGCCCCAGGCAGTACCGGAGCGATCGAAATCCTAGAACACACGATAAGAGAAG CAGGTTCGGGGGTTATCCTCCCATGGGAGGCCCCTACAGTGGGTACTACGACGGGGCGACGATGCCGGGCAGCATGGGATTCCCGCCCGTGAGGCCATATCCCGAAGACTGGCGGGGGGGCTACGCCCAGCCGGAGTACCCCTACGAGGACCGGGAATATGAACGGGAGGTCTATAGACGAGATTACGATAGACGTGCCCCACCTACATAG